From a single Kryptolebias marmoratus isolate JLee-2015 linkage group LG6, ASM164957v2, whole genome shotgun sequence genomic region:
- the LOC108244289 gene encoding leucine-rich repeat-containing protein 3-like, protein MQDLAEPGMFRKTLIFQGFALFWGLFFGILIANASVIACPVSCHCIEKNGLTVVQCMSRNLEKIPPDLPRDTVVLLLAANHITHIPNHAFKELHYLQELDLSNNDIETVDAGAFQGVSDSLLVLDLSNNHIQSVPKEAFARLRAKISLSNNPWHCECTLQEVLRELRLDPETVTEVVCHTAVQEEYAGKPVIQVLDSGINFCNFHHKTTDVAMFVTMFGWFTMVIAYVIYYVRHNQEDARRHLEYLKSLPSNSQISKDFDTISTVL, encoded by the coding sequence ATGCAGGACTTAGCAGAGCCTGGTATGTTCAGGAAGACCCTGATTTTTCAAGGCTTTGCCCTGTTCTGGGGATTGTTCTTTGGAATTCTTATTGCAAATGCGTCAGTGATAGCTTGTCCTGTGAGCTGTCACTGCATAGAGAAGAATGGTTTGACAGTTGTCCAATGTATGTCTCGCAACCTGGAAAAGATCCCACCAGATCTTCCTAGAGATACGGTTGTCCTGCTTTTAGCAGCCAATCACATCACCCACATCCCCAACCACGCCTTCAAAGAACTTCATTACCTTCAGGAGCTGGACCTGTCCAACAATGACATCGAGACGGTGGATGCTGGAGCATTTCAAGGTGTTTCTGACAGCCTCCTTGTGCTGGATTTATCAAACAATCACATCCAAAGTGTCCCCAAAGAGGCGTTCGCTCGCCTGCGGGCAAAAATCAGTCTCTCGAACAACCCGTGGCACTGTGAGTGCACGCTTCAGGAGGTCCTGAGGGAGCTGCGCCTGGATCCCGAGACGGTCACCGAGGTGGTCTGCCACACGGCGGTGCAGGAGGAGTACGCGGGCAAACCAGTAATCCAGGTGCTGGACTCAGGGATCAACTTCTGCAACTTTCACCATAAGACCACTGATGTAGCCATGTTTGTGACCATGTTCGGGTGGTTCACTATGGTGATCGCTTATGTTATCTACTATGTGAGACACAATCAGGAGGATGCCAGGAGGCACCTGGAGTACCTGAAGTCACTGCCCAGCAACTCTCAGATCAGCAAGGACTTTGACACCATCAGCACGGTTCTTTAG